In Erigeron canadensis isolate Cc75 chromosome 6, C_canadensis_v1, whole genome shotgun sequence, the following are encoded in one genomic region:
- the LOC122603877 gene encoding transcription factor bHLH18-like produces MEPWLPELEMQDHQGFMNQYQMNRPYHPLMEDFSVDSFSSESYTETPPFLDQSFQTRKHIEESPIDMKQPFSIIKANSTNNKKFSPTEKPKPKLAPDTPNTFTISFGDIKPKDEILSFGDSYGCTLAGSKKSPTMIRNPIQVQDHVLAERKRREKLAQRFVSLSSLLPDLKKMDKATVLEDAASYIQELQSRVKELEGISGLKRRNMQESDISAKRSRLSCSDEDGSSSNETNFEESSSPCDPEIEVRTSECSLLVEIYSRKNCVSIVKVLSEMQKFGLAVISCSTMPFADTTLLITIVAQKNDDFIMPTTDLVKNLQLAIRTGN; encoded by the exons gaAATGCAAGATCATCAAGGGTTCATGAATCAATATCAGATGAACAGACCTTATCATCCTTTAATGGAGGATTTCAGTGTTGATTCATTTTCATCAGAAAGCTACACGGAAACTCCACCTTTCTTAGATCAATCTTTTCAAACTCGTAAACATATCGAAGAGTCGCCAATTGATATGAAGCAGCCGTTTAGTATCATAAAGGCTAATAGTACTAATAACAAAAAGTTCTCTCCAACTGAAAAACCGAAGCCAAAGCTAGCTCCTGATACTCCTAATACTTTCACTATTTCCTTTGGGGATATAAAGCCTAAAGACGAGATCCTTTCTTTTGGTGATTCCTATGGTTGCACGCTCGCCGGTTCCAAAAAGAGTCCGACCATGATCAGAAATCCGATTCAGGTTCAAGATCATGTATTGGCTGAAAGGAAGAGAAGAGAAAAATTGGCTCAACGATTCGTTTCTTTGTCTTCCCTCCTTCCTGATTTGAAGAAG ATGGATAAGGCAACTGTATTAGAAGATGCCGCTAGTTACATCCAAGAACTTCAAAGTCGTGTGAAAGAGCTCGAAGGAATTTCGGGCTTAAAAAGGAGAAACATGCAAGAATCGGATATATCTGCTAAGAGATCTAGGCTAAGTTGTAGCGACGAAGATGGTTCTTCTTCTAACGAAACGAACTTTGAAGAAAGTAGTAGTCCTTGTGATCCAGAGATTGAAGTGAGGACTTCGGAATGCAGTCTACTAGTTGAAATCTATAGCCGTAAAAATTGTGTATCGATAGTGAAAGTGCTAAGTGAGATGCAGAAATTTGGTTTAGCTGTCATAAGTTGCAGCACCATGCCTTTTGCTGATACCACTCTTCTTATCACCATTGTTGCTCAG AAGAATGATGACTTCATCATGCCAACGACGGATCTAGTGAAGAACCTGCAACTAGCTATTCGAACGGGAAATTAA